The Gemmatimonadota bacterium genome contains the following window.
ACGGACGAGCTCGTGCTCGAGATGTTCCCCGAGGACGAGCACCTCTGCCGATGGATTCGCCTCGCGCACGACAAGGTCGCGTTCCAGGGGCTTCCGTCTCGGATTTGCTGGCTAGGGCAGGGGGCACGTGCCCGCTTCGGTAAGGCCATCAACGACCTGGTCGCGGCGGGCGAGATCAGCGCGCCGATCGTCATCGGGCGCGACCACCTGGACACGGGTTCGGTCGCGTCTCCCAACCGAGAGACCGAGGGGATGAAGGACGGCACCGACGCGGTCGCCGACTGGCCGATCTTGAACGCGCTTCTCAACACTGCGTCCGGCGCGAGTTGGGTCTCGTTCCACCACGGCGGAGGCGTCGGCATCGGCAACTCGCTGCACGCCGGCCAGGTCGTCGTCGCAGACGGCACACCGGAGATGGGTGAGCGCATCGAGCGGGTGCTCACGAACGATCCAGGCATCGGAGTAGCGCGACACGTGGACGCGGGCTATGACACCGCGGTGAAGACCGCCAAGGCCGCAGGGCTCAAGATCCCGATGATGGACGGGTAGCTGCTCCGCCCATTGAGTCAGCCCCTGAGCCGCTCGGCGACTGCGCGGTAGCGAGTCGCGACTTCTTCTTCTTGATCGTGTCGGCCGTCCCTCACCACCCACGACCCCCCGACCATCACGTGTCGCACAGGCGTCGCCTCACCGCTGAAGATCCAGGAGTCCAGGACCTCGTCGCCGCGTCGGCCCACGAGCGACGGATGCTCACCGTCCAGCACCACGATATCGGCTCTGGCACCCGCAGAGATCGACCCGATCTTCTGACCGCACGCCTGGGCACCACCGGCCCAGGCACCTTCGAGAAGCGCGCGACCGGTGGAACGATCCGTCTGACCCGCCGCGATGTTGCGCTCTCGAGTGGCCAGCCTCTGGCTGTATTCGAGCATTCGCAGATCTGCGACCGGGCTGACACTGACATGCGAGTCCGTGCCGACGCCCCAAGCGCCGTGTCCGGCCGTGTAGTCGGCGAACGAGAAAACTCCGTCGCCG
Protein-coding sequences here:
- a CDS encoding urocanate hydratase (catalyzes the formation of 4-imidazolone-5-propanoate from urocanate during histidine metabolism) is translated as TDELVLEMFPEDEHLCRWIRLAHDKVAFQGLPSRICWLGQGARARFGKAINDLVAAGEISAPIVIGRDHLDTGSVASPNRETEGMKDGTDAVADWPILNALLNTASGASWVSFHHGGGVGIGNSLHAGQVVVADGTPEMGERIERVLTNDPGIGVARHVDAGYDTAVKTAKAAGLKIPMMDG